Proteins encoded together in one Lysinibacillus sp. FSL K6-0232 window:
- a CDS encoding uracil-DNA glycosylase — translation MKQIFPNDWQTILAEELEKPYYQKLRQFVAHEYSTQTIYPPMSDVMNAFYTTAYQDVKVVILGQDPYHGPNQAHGLSFSVKPGIPHPPSLRNMLQELRDDLGCPVPQDGTLTKWAEQGVMLLNTVLTVRAGQAHSHKEQGWEQFTDAVIDKLAAREEPLIFVLWGRPAQRKKPLIRQHPTPHVILEAPHPSPLSAHRGFFGSKPYSKINEQLVAWGKQPIDWCLA, via the coding sequence ATGAAGCAAATATTCCCGAATGATTGGCAAACAATACTGGCAGAAGAGCTAGAAAAGCCATATTATCAAAAACTACGTCAATTTGTTGCACATGAATATTCAACACAAACTATTTATCCACCAATGAGCGATGTTATGAATGCATTTTATACAACGGCTTATCAGGATGTAAAGGTTGTTATTTTAGGACAAGACCCTTACCATGGTCCAAATCAGGCACATGGTCTAAGCTTTTCAGTGAAGCCAGGTATTCCTCATCCACCTAGCCTACGAAATATGCTACAAGAGCTACGGGACGATTTGGGCTGTCCAGTTCCTCAGGATGGCACATTAACAAAATGGGCAGAACAAGGTGTTATGCTATTAAACACGGTGCTTACTGTTCGAGCAGGGCAAGCCCATTCTCATAAAGAGCAGGGCTGGGAGCAATTTACGGATGCCGTAATTGATAAATTAGCAGCGAGAGAGGAGCCTCTGATTTTTGTTTTATGGGGAAGACCTGCACAACGTAAAAAGCCGTTAATTCGTCAACATCCAACACCGCATGTCATATTAGAAGCGCCACACCCAAGCCCATTAAGTGCTCATCGTGGATTTTTTGGTAGTAAACCATACTCGAAAATTAATGAGCAATTAGTAGCTTGGGGCAAGCAGCCGATTGATTGGTGTTTAGCTTAG
- a CDS encoding uracil-DNA glycosylase: MKVNCFKCQFFKVTWDPKAPRACTAYGFKTKQIPSVVVKQSSGTDCLKFVPKAESGRI; the protein is encoded by the coding sequence ATGAAGGTAAATTGTTTCAAATGTCAGTTTTTTAAGGTAACTTGGGACCCTAAAGCGCCACGTGCCTGCACTGCATATGGCTTTAAAACAAAGCAAATACCATCCGTTGTCGTCAAGCAATCCTCAGGTACGGACTGTTTGAAATTTGTACCAAAAGCAGAAAGTGGGAGAATATAA